The genome window tttgggaaaaggcatcaacatggagttcacaggagaaaaaaaacgaggccttcaaagaaaagaacacggtccccacagtcaaacatggaggaggttcccttatgttttggggttgcttttctgcctctggcactggactccttgatcgtgtgcatggcattatgaagtctgaagactaccaacaaattttgcagcataatgtagggccaagTGTTAGAACGCTGgggctccctcagaggtcatggatcttccagcaggacaatgacccaaaacacacttcaaaaagcactagaaaatagtttgagggaaagcactggagacttctaatgtGGCCAGCAAGGAGTCTAGacgtgaatcccatagaacacatgtggagagatctgaaaatggcagtttggagaaggcacccttcaaatttttgggacctggagcagttggccaaataagaatggtctaaaattccaacaGAGAATTGTAAGaagctcattgatggataccggaagcggttgttcgcagttatttcgtcCAAAGGCTgtgttaccaagtattaggttgagggtgtcaatacttttgtccggcccatatttagagttttgtgtaaaatgataatgatttatttattttttttccattctcttttgtgttttttcattgcaagcaaaataaatgaagatattactaccaaatcatttgtaattgcaatcattttctggtagaatttgagcattatctgacagagttgcaggggtgccaatacttttggccagcactgtaattgTTACAGTGGTACATTCGCTATGATATCTAATTGGTTCCATGACTACTCAGAATTCAATTTTCTCCTAAATCAAATACATTTGTCGCATTAAAGGATTGCAATGCAGTTAACAAAAGATCCCCAAAACTGCATGCATACGTACAGTAACTGCACACGCACCTGTGAGGCGCTTTGACTCCAACGCTGGGGCATTCCCACTGAAGTACACATGTGGACACTCTTCCAAGATGAATGGATCTTTCAAGTAAAATGGGTAACAGCCTGACAGAAAAATCGACAGATATTgcgaaaatgattttaaatgGATCATTCTAGATTATTCTACAAACTGCAAAGAGCCTGACGCACCAAGGGTATCCGGTGCAGTAGGAGCGAGGTGGCGTAGTCTCAAAGTTTCTTCCAGAATCTCCAGATGACTGTTCATACTACTGTAACGTTCGATGTCACTGATATTTTGACCCGAGGTGCCAAGGAACCTGAGGGTGAGCAAAAAATACATGGGTTTCAGAGAAATGTGGGCATCTGTATCGGTTTTCATCCATGTTGCTATTGTAATATTATTCTGCGAGatgcaacatttttttccaattctttttttcttcaggtCAAGTACAAAACTCAAGATTCCCACCAATAAACGATTCAGCCATTTCCAGAACAAACACAGTTCAAGTAGGGATATGAATGAAAGTTTATTTGCATATCAGAAAAAGGGGGAAAGAATGTAGCAAAACACATTACTGCTTGTATTGTACTAAACCTTATCAATGCCAAGACTTGGCTCAACACTAAGAATATGCACTTCAACACAAATGAGATTTCATCAAAGCCCTaagatttaacaaaaaatctAAGGGAGGGGCAGCTATATCACATTTGCAAGAAAGGGGAAATTTCACATGAAGTGCTACAGTCCTACTCAGgagttaaaaagaagttgttagtGGGCCCTTATCTACATTCTTAGCAGGAGACATGACTGATTCGTACAAGGATTTAGAAGAATTTCCCAGACTCCTGAAATGCTGTGGGCATTACACCTCGTTGTTCAAAGTCTTCCATATCACCTACCAGTACTTCTACCAGGCAACAACTAGTGCTGAGCATGATGGACACTGAAATGAACCAGCTGGCTAACTGTGTTTTACATGACGTTAGAGTTCATTGTGAGTTCTCTTGACTCCCTAAGAAAACATACAACTTGCCAAGATCAGTAGAGTTCTAATAGCACTCAAACAGGGAAGATTACAACCAAAACTTGGATCATATTAGAATACAACCAGATGTTGGCTTATCTtgtttaactttttattttaaaaagtgcaTGAGCCCATTCTCACCTCACTCCATCCACAGTGGCCTGGTATGGATTAGATGCCAGCTGCAGTGTAGGGTAGACAGATGACAAAGGGAACATACAGTGATGTAGAGGCTGCTGAGGCAGTGTATAGTTGGTGGGGTCATACTGGCCAGGCATCACATCCACTGGGACTGAAGTCTGCAAGGGACCGATACATACAATTGTCCTCAAACGTTGATTACAAAACTAATTGAAGAACATTGGTGTCtcaacatacgaagttaattcgttccaagaccttgtttgtaagtcgaaatgatcgtatgtcgaccaggattttcccataggaatatattataattccattaattcattccacagcctgaaaacctacactaaatccttaataaatactgctggtgctattgcAAATAACaactacacagagcaaaacaaataaattatgaataaaaatcagaatagtaatacaataacagtaataacaataataatacctgtaacaatataacaaatcaggttctaatgtggcggatgtgttttgcgtggtgtacctgaacgcactgcgtggctgacgtgccagattGAGAGAGgattttttactttcacttttcatgttcagttgcggcagacagtaggcatgttgtgttgcacaagttctgaaatgaatGATTAAAAGCCTTACGAAGATGGCAATTTTTTTGTGAtgttacaatcataataattgtcaccttaactcatGAAAGACTagcaaacggaggtcggaggaggaccatcgagatGTATGGCCGTATTGTCAAGAAGTTCACAGACGCACACACCGCGCGGatatttttgtatcatttccgtcttcattttagagctgtcccgactagtcgacatagtcgacgtcatcgatgacgtaaatccgtcgacgagcacaacatcccgtcgacggttaatgaagggttaaaaaaatatatgcgcggaaagttcagaatgtcagatgctctgtatgcaagcggggaaagcggcacaaagccaaaaaagcgcaccagagtgtccaaaacattgacttatttcaaagaaacaaaggagcgtACACTCTtccgtcctgtctcttcaatgccaagcttggctgcacgtaggccgtgaataaacacctcaagcgccgtaacccagtttgtaattttttgttttgtttttcattttttgtacaccagagggtgctgtcgccttactaaataataatgtttcattgacaatgggcctataaatgctattagtattgttcttaatgctaactgaaaggtttatttcatgttatggtttattttatggtatagaaaattatataaggttaaaaggtcataaatatatacagtatatacagtgattgcacttaagggagagattgttaatgataaggtaataaattaaggtaaaggcaattcatataggcaattcattgatatataaataaggtttaaaaggaaaaaggtgaaaagttttcgttaatttctaattgtgttgttttatttgtgtgcaccgtagcttttacagtgtgattacatcaaggatggaataaaagttgtaaaccatcagtttacgagaccatcttttcaatcgggatgctacactagttaattctatccgcatttgaactcattgtttatttgtgatttattattgttatttacgcgtttatttgtactttaataaataatttaagtgttccaatatgttttttgtgaattgataagcgtcaacaaaaatttcattgctaaattagaaaacaaaaaacaaaacaaaaaaaatgtttttaattattagattagtcgactaatcgtaaaaatagtcggctgactaatcgggagaaaattagtcgtttgggacagccctacttcatTTAGATGGTAAGCctcatcttttttcttttttcacaaccTGCTTTAACATccatggaacccatgttgatttctctcacaagaaaatccaccgtgcgtccgtcttgcgtgaaaacaatgaaattgcgacactgtcataaatgcgccgtatttcgagcatttcgtcagatgtagaaacaaatgacgtgtcaaattttacgtcagatgttgaaaagatcgtgtgtcgaagcgattgtatagcaaggtaccactgtataataaaaATGCCAGTAATTTTTGTTCTTTGTCCATTTATTTCATCCATACACCATTCTCAGTGAGCCATTTCTAAAATCACACATGATGAATAAActatatgacaaataaaattaaatgttaatttattggctgcctttgactgcactagaagacgtccaattcattttgacttggagggagcgaatgaactttttttcatttgccccacccagtcaaaatgaattggacatctattgttaATGCCAGGCGATGCGTTAAAATTGTCATTGCACCTAGTGTTAGTTGTAGTTATTGTTTTGCACTGTGAGAAAAGCTAAATGTTTTGACAAATGGTCCGCCATGGTGCAACAAATAAACATTGTAAATTTTTCCTTTtagaaatagcttgttttttttttcttaataacaAGGCATTGGATTTAGATATAACTTTTCAggacactcaaagacgctttcCATTGCATTACTTATCGATCTATACTAGATGGTGGTAAGCTGCCACAGCTGCGTTGGGGCACTCTGACAGAAGTGAGGCAGCCAATGTACACCACTGGCCCTTCAGAACACAATTCTGACGCTACCTTCACAGAAGCAAATCGGGTGAAGTATCTTGCCCAAGGATACAACAACAGTGAGTAAAAGCGCAAGCTAGGTTCGAACacctgatactttaatcaatggaCGACCCCATCAACCACCTGCGCCACCGTTTCTCCCTCTTTaatagttgtatcgtagaacgtAGTAGATTGATTTCCTGACTCCTCTATCGATAATTGCTGAATGGCCCTATTATGAGATAATCATTCTTGTGAGccatgtatcgcaaatcgtatcgtatcaggAGGTACCAAAGGGTTACCGCCCCTAGCATCAGTAAGGGACGGCGGATGTGTCAAGGGGGTGTAGGTGGGCTCACCACCAGCTGGAGTAGCAGCTCGTCCAACAAGCGAATGGCTTCCACGCTGCCCGCCTGAGTCTTTTTGGTGAGGTACTTGGCCTAGACAAAGGAACAAGAAGTTATATTTAAAGCCGCTGCTGCATGACTGGTGCTGACACTGTTAACGATTAGGACCGACATAGAAAGACATTACATTTTATTACCGACCAAGAAAGCAGATCTGTCCAATCATTTAAGATTTGGTAAGAGTGATTTGTCTGAAGAATTACCGCCACCTGCAGGACAATGGTATTATGCACTGCGGGAGTTCTTAGGTCAAATTAGTGGACCTAGTATACCAGTATTTGAATATGAAATCTGGGATGGACTACTGACTGATATTAAACCTGCATCAACTACCTCAGTACTGCTACTAACACAATACTGCAACAGAAATCTCTAACACAACAGAAAACTGAATTAATCGCTaccaaaaactcaaaataaacaaatgaataaaaatattcatcAAGATTTTAATGGAGTTacattatttaatttaaaaaaataattgaaacatTCAGTGAAATACTCATCTAGGTATCAACTCATATTGTTTACAATGGTTtgtcgtcacaaaatgacgcacCTTAGTTGAGGCGTCCTTGTCCTGCGTGCTTTGACTAAGGAGGTTTCCCGCCACCAAGACCCTCGATATCGTCGCCGCTCCACTCTGCTCCCCCTGGTCACCCAGCTGACCCGTTACCATGTCAATCAACAGCTGTAGGCCCAGCATACTGTCTGCGTGACTGCTACCCAAACCGAGTCCAGAGACAAGCAGTACAAATCTGCACAGAAATAAAAGAGGTATCAtccaaagtagggctgcagctattgaatattttagtaatcgagtattcgactgaaaattctatcgattaatcgagtaatcggacagAACATATTTTttcaggtaaagagcaattataaatatacatgagaaaacaagacatttcaccaaatattgaaccattttcagacaatGTCTTATTTTGATGTACAttcttgaaaacagccaacaattgcatctcagatgtgacaagaaaaaaacaacaaattcacagctttcactgaaaaaaaattctagatcttaaaaaaaaaaaaaataataataataataataatatttcttacctaaaaatgtcattacacttaaacacatcacttaaaagttaggtgtttttccccacgtgttacaattgaatttccatttgtgtcaagctttaaattctagttaagttttaaattagtctaaattgtaagtcctgatgtgattttgaatttttgcagtgttcaaaataaacgtATGATACCTGCGGTATTGGAGcagattaggcaccagtgctacttggtgttttatccagcaatgactactgagctaaaattgacagttagctttatcatgtatttattttacacccttatcactctacagcgctgtgtttttacatattaaataaagcctgtacgtaagacacgttagccacgcattgacagtAGTCATAGTTAATAGAaaactagccctccgcagggctaatgttACGTTAGCATGGAAAAGTAATATTAATTTtcattattagcgctgagaagtctactgctttaagatggcggctgtttactaacgctggcgagtctgtcattccgcatctagttccatatacatgtgatatatatgagacgcatcagacgctaccggcTACTAACGTAGCATCatgtagtttgtagcaacgttgGCATAGTTTCTAGCGGCTGTTGGCTGAAATCGGGTATTATTGCTTCATCCTCTAcagacgtgacgtcagcgcgttgtcccgcattaaaagtagtccgggcaaaacgtgatgcttagagctggcaaaatgaaaGGATTCCTCGAGgcaaataaaattactcggatcaacttttaaacttgagttactCGAGCATTCGTTTCACCTCTAATCCAAAGTCAGGTGCACACAGAGTGACGCGCCTGAACTAACCAGAAGTGGAGAATCACAGCTCGCTAACTGTTTACCTGTCAGAATTCAGTGCAGGTCTTGCAGTCTGTTCTGGGAgatccgctgtgcagaagtcctcCACTGTGAATTTCCCATCATTCCTCTCAGCTCCAAATACAGCAATAACACTACCTGCACAAAATTAATCAATGAGGAACTAGGTTATTTTTGTGACAGCTAGCAAAAAATGGTTAAACATTCTCACCTGTGACACACCTATCTCTGTCAATTGCACCCTCCAGCTTGATTCTTTGGAGCTCATCCTCCAGAATCAGATCATCGTTGTCACTAATGTATTTGACTCGTGCAGGCTGGGGCAGGAGGTTGTGCTGGGAGCACCAAAAGAGAGGTAAAGTCGAGACACACAACAGCACAGTGCTCCACTTTTTCTACATTGTCATGCTATAGCCTACAGCTTTAttccattaaaaataaaacaacacgttTCACGGACAACATTACAAATATGTTATTGAAATCCTGGCAATCCTATTAAGGACCTGACATTTTAAAGCTTTAAAGCGCTATTGAGAAATCTGATGTATAAGTTCATGTGTTGATTGAATGAGtctgaaaataatattttaatgaaaataacgGACCCTACATATAGCTATAGATGTAGGTCAAGCATGTGGCGCCATTGGCGTAAAACCCTGTTTGTTTTGCACTAATAGTTTGTGCCTTTTAATGTTCTTTCTTGTCTAGTTTCTGTTTCTTCCTGTGTTTTCTTATGTCATTTTTCTGTTGGTTTGTGTGGTATGGACACCCTGTGTGATTCCTGAATAAAGATCATACATATTTACAAAAATCTGTAAGAAACTGTTTACGTTGTTGCATGGTATTTTGagaggctgcgtgacgtcacaaatcGTAAaacggaagggggtcaacatagaagcgcgcttgcatacaacccatgctagtactgcttgttttctgccggtaatctttcaaaaaagaatatGCCGAATAAACACTGCTgtaatggaacttgtagaaacgactctagacataagGACAAATGAAggctgttttcttcatacgtttcccgaagccaaaaactcaagacgaaaaaatgtgaacaataaaTAACTTGtgcagacgtccaaaagaccagtttaatgccagTAAGGTGATGCCATTTATTTTCAtattatgcagtaaacattttgttgggggccatggccatacagatgacaatgctgatccattgcctgccagAGCCTtccccgaagaggtaagccattttggtaTTTTTACGTATATTTTAGCAtaacgttttgccgtgctgcttctgtctgacaatgaatgaccttaagaaaaaaaatgaaaatgttatctcaatgccactgttgttaccttttttgttgtaaagaaacaactttataaagagggaagtgtaaataaattaacagaATTAAGatatgtttttaatgaaaaaataagtgttcgttggctgtcactcagtagcatttgcaatcgctacacaaaaatagcaatataaaataCCCCCTAGAACGGTcaaacgtaagacaaccagaggatataatttataagaaagacagggcatatggtggtaaaggatagcttgttgaaacaggaggatgtcattgtcagtggtgcAAGGCAATACACACAATAAAAAGGTGTAGATAAAAAAAAGCTAccactggatcaggtcggcactTTTTCCTGTCTTTTCCAGCcgttgacactcaagccatctctttaactgaaaatTTGTATGTTGTTCCACATCTTTACAAGTGAATTTGTCACCagacataattttcggacagaattttaggtttagctcagtaaacatctcatcTGTACATTAATCTAGCATAAGGGACAAATGCAAGTTTGACCcctctagcaacagttgctaacgtcatgaatattaatgagcaaaggtgacgtgttaagTGCGATACGCTATTGATTTTAGGATAAGGGTACAATAAATGTGGAAAAACGGACACGCAATTTTTGGTTGTAGTAAGTAAATCTAGTGTGCTGCTAACCTCTTCACTGATTTCTTTTAGGATGGATGGCTGCAAGTCCATCCGCTTAAACAGAGTTCCCACAATGCAACACTGCTCCCCTGCCTGAAGATCACACAGCTTCCGGACAAGCACTTCTGATCCTACAACAACCAAAAAAGACAGTTATCATAGCTAATATAATATTTAGAGAGATGAAAATGATTCACAATGCCACATgcgtattttagggctgtcaaaattatcgagttaacgggcgggaattaatttttttaattaatcacgttaaaatatttgacgcatttaatgcacatgccccgttcaaacagattaaaatggcagcacagtgtcatgtccacttgttacttgttttttggtgttttttcgccctctgctggagcttgggtgcgactgattttatgggtttcagcaccgtgagcattgtgtaattattgagatcgacaatggcgagctactagtttattttttgattgaaaattttacaaattttattaaaacaaaaacattaagaggggttttattgtaaaatttctataacttgtactaacatttatcttttaagaacttcaagtcaacttgtgtcttatctttccattccaacaataatttacagaaaaaatatggcatattttgtagatggtttgaatgtgattaattacgattaattaatttttaagcagtgattaattcgattaaaaattttaatcgtttgacatcccTAGTGTGTTTTGAATAATCCgttttaggggtgtgacaaaatatcgaaatggtgatacatcGTGATACTTTGAATACCAAAAGATTCTCGATATGCtcttgccaagaatcgagatatcgctttaaaaaggtgtgtctaaaaataaaaacgaaccaacaagttgctaacaaaatcttccaccataatggtGTCTCAATTAACTCTAAGCCTGcactgacggtgctcgacgcccaatccatttagactgggaagtttcattcattcgaaaccagagcattcagtcattttgtctgatttttagggcatttacaggtcatttcctgttgattttgagtcactgcctattcatttgggtgattcccaggtcacctactgttctgtaactcaaaataaacaggaagagacccattaaataccccaaaatcaacaggaagtaactgaaaatcaacaggtaaatgaacttaaattgcccaaaattacctcattgcctggcattggccgccactgacagccatagacgttcaaacagattggacgtctactagggatgtaacggtacacaaaaatctcggttcggtacgtacctcggttttgaggtcacggttcgtttcattttcggtacagtaagaaaacaaaatgcaaaatataaatgtgctagtttgttttacacacttttgtgctttcaacaataggaacattagcctatacaaagctagaattctgctcaaaaagtagtgggtatttaaagataatccaacaacaatttgcctttcagaccccgcgtattggtcagctttctttctgaaagaaagaagaaaaaagaagccctgtgctaaagagaaaagcaatcccaatgacaaagattttaacatgtattttacaaatgaaatgcctcaatgaaacatttttttcttatgaatggttttcaaaagctttattggtggattttctcaggtTAAAACgcaacacagaaattaataaatttaattgtgtaagcaggatgtgtgtattattcttattatttaattacaggtgttttagctcatttcaatttattttacttaaattggctattatttattttattatgtgtttatattttacaaatgtgatgtagtattcatttatattgtatattttatgttgtataaccaggggtgcacataagtggtccgcatgcgagcatgcgtactggacgcagACAAAcgtgctggccctcaacggcttccatacgcttacgtaccgatggctgaccactgtatttgcgacggacacgagaaaataacttctcaaaatgtcgaagaggcaggccccactgagtaattatttccgtgtccccccacccccgtcaaaagacagacagacgacagagacgtcactggagctaccgaaaaaaaggacttttgctgaaaagtggctgcaggaggtaccatggctagaagcaaatgatgctcgcacggaaatgcggtacaaaatgtgccgtgtgaATCCCAATgttgctgataagagcagcgcattttatgtaggaccaaagaatttcagccatccaaactttgaaaagcacgaaaaaaacagagcatgtggcaattaagcaaactatcgatgtcagacaggaccccactcgccctatggacaagtggcggaataaaggtaatgaagaacagcgccatgcattgacaaacgtgtttttgctcgcattttacaaagctaaacatacacgttcaatgaggtcttatgaggaggacatcccacttttacaaaggcttggagttaatgtgggagccgcataatgccctttattttgaattggtgctttaatgtttatttctttacatttcatttcaaagtaatggcaattttgttgtgccggttgatgttaatcaagcattaattgtttatataattaattaaagttaattggctctaagtaaagcttgtcataattttatcgcatcaggcgggtcagctctcaagctcaatgaggaccaagtcacatctccaggtcctcctctgagaacctgggcaaaaaaaatgtgtgcacccctgtgtataactttagttcctatgtgaatattagttcctacttgttttgttggggTAGGAGGGCttggtattgaacacggggccgtgttggttattattatagcagagaaggcagcagtaaatcaacaaagacaagtcaactgtgcccagatctaccactcaagagatctgatggactcaaaaagttggttacgattgcatattagtttgaaaatcgaccggatccaccgtatttttacacgagtgacttccggcccgatcctagctaccggtagtagtattgacgcaggagggtcgcgtctcgcgtcaaataataaactctgctgttcttttcccTTGTGTCGTGTTGAGCGAGTCTAACAcgcagccgcactgcgactggtgtgcattggctgattgactccaacgcccgcatttcactgcgttctcgcggcggccaagttgtcgcgccgttgacatttctgggttatagcctactgtcctaccgtgttggtcctcattatagtagagaagacggagtaaatataatctacacaaagaaactgtaacctgatcgactcacagcctcgaaaagtaagggttatattacgtcagaaactcgttcggtacgtgtccgttccgaaccgagcaccacgaaccgaaacggttcaatactattacatgtaccgttacacccttaacgtctgctagtgataaactcattcctatTCACAGcataagcttgtttttctgtttattaattgTTTGTAGAACATCCTAGaacgatttcctgaccaatgtatcgataaatgTTGCATCGCCATATCGTTAGATcgtcgttatcatgagctttgtatcgcaaatcgtatcgtgaggtaccaagaggttcccactcctaatccatttattccaatggagTCCAATGACGATAGCAAAATGCTCTTAAATGTTTGatcgcagtgtctttaaacttaACATGCTTTTCTCAACACACTTTGGGAAACTATGCAGTGAATATGATGGTGCACTCATATAACACATACCCCACTTTCGTTGTGCTTTTTCCTTCAGTAAAGGACTCATCTGCATGAGACGTGCTGCATAGATATGAGCATACTGACGATTGAAATTCCGCTCGCCAACTCCGAAGCGCTCCGAGCAGGGACTGTAGGCCGTGGAAGCCCTATCAAACACGGGCGCCGGGTCCTCGGTCGGTCGGCACATGAGGGACGAGCCTTCTCGAGGCGCGCTGATATCGGAGAACATGGCAGTCCTGTGAACGCATCAAAAATGCTGAAGCTAGGCAACGTCGCCATGCGTATTATAACCATTGCATGTTGTTAGCAaagcaatgaaattaacaagtGTTACTGTTGTTGCTTTTTAAATAACGCGACGTTGCAGTTAATTCACTTACCTTGGTCGGTTTATAAAATTGGCCAAAACCAAATGGATTCAGTTATGTTTGTTATTGCTGCGTAAATTTGGAAGCTGCTTCCCGCGTAATGCCCGCTCTACCAGAGCTGTTTAAAGATGTGGATCCACACCCACACCAAATCTTACGGCTGACTAGGAATGTGCTGTGCCGCTTTAAAAAATATGAACCTTTCGAGAGGTTTCAATCCACTGATAAAccatttaaaattaatattttaattaaattttgagTCGTAGTATGAGAATTGATAAATAAACATCTTCCACTTGCAACATCTTTGTTGTGACGTGTTTCTGGGCTGACCTGAATTCTCGCGAGACGCAATTCTGAACACCGATAAAAGTAGTTTTAGAAAGGCAGCGCATGCTA of Corythoichthys intestinalis isolate RoL2023-P3 chromosome 3, ASM3026506v1, whole genome shotgun sequence contains these proteins:
- the pold2 gene encoding DNA polymerase delta subunit 2: MFSDISAPREGSSLMCRPTEDPAPVFDRASTAYSPCSERFGVGERNFNRQYAHIYAARLMQMSPLLKEKAQRKWGSEVLVRKLCDLQAGEQCCIVGTLFKRMDLQPSILKEISEEHNLLPQPARVKYISDNDDLILEDELQRIKLEGAIDRDRCVTGSVIAVFGAERNDGKFTVEDFCTADLPEQTARPALNSDRFVLLVSGLGLGSSHADSMLGLQLLIDMVTGQLGDQGEQSGAATISRVLVAGNLLSQSTQDKDASTKAKYLTKKTQAGSVEAIRLLDELLLQLVTSVPVDVMPGQYDPTNYTLPQQPLHHCMFPLSSVYPTLQLASNPYQATVDGVRFLGTSGQNISDIERYSSMNSHLEILEETLRLRHLAPTAPDTLGCYPFYLKDPFILEECPHVYFSGNAPALESKRLTGAAGQEILLITVPKFHSTQTACLVNLRTLECEPISFSAFSAGDEDDGEMNISH